From the genome of Amycolatopsis sp. NBC_01488, one region includes:
- a CDS encoding NADH-quinone oxidoreductase subunit G, which translates to MTIAPDKPETKETPVPEGHVKLVIDGEEVIAPKGELLIRTAERLGTVIPRFCDHPLLSPAGACRQCLVEVEMGGRPMPKPQASCTMTVADGMVVKTQLTSPVADKAQQGVMELLLINHPLDCPICDKGGECPLQNQALAHGRTESRFVDTKRTFPKPLPISTQVLLDRERCVLCQRCTRFSSEIAGDPFIELLERGAHQQIGTAETADVLDLASRTTSGQPFQSYFSGNVIQICPVGALTSAAYRFRSRPFDLVSSPSVCEHCSSGCAERTDFRRGKVQRKLAGDDPEVNEEWICDKGRFAFRYTGAEDRIRRPLVRNTETGELEEASWTDALRAAAAGLTEARSNGGVGVLPGGRLTVEDAYAYSKFARVALQTNDVDFRARPHSAEELAFLTSHVVGVTPDSGVTFAEIERARTVLCVAFEPEDEAPIVFLRLRKAARKNRTRVVHLGQWTTSSVRKTFGELLACVPGAEAAAIEGIAKHAPDLDEALSGEGAVVLVGERAAQVPGLFSALHDLVERTGVRLAWIPRRAGDRGALATGCVPTLLPGGHRVGDDAARVAVENAWGVPIPATPGRDTTGILQAVSGRELGGLVVGGVDPFDLPDPDLALRALDNAGFVVSLELRHSAVTERADVVLPVAASDEKAGSYLNWEGRTRPFDVTLEGTGALPDCRVLDTLAVEMDADLFTQTPAAARGDFEKLAPASALRWGNVDAGTGGATAAPGAGQAVLSSWRQLIDNGSLQDGEPHLKGTQRTPVARLSAKTAEGLGTTVKVSTERGAITLPVEIADLPDGVVWLPGNSDGSAVFKTLGAGHGAVVNLAGGGQ; encoded by the coding sequence ATGACGATCGCGCCCGACAAGCCCGAGACCAAAGAGACGCCGGTCCCCGAAGGCCACGTGAAGCTGGTCATCGACGGCGAAGAGGTCATCGCCCCCAAGGGCGAGCTCCTCATCCGCACGGCCGAACGCCTCGGCACGGTCATCCCGCGGTTCTGCGACCACCCGCTCCTCTCCCCGGCGGGCGCCTGCCGCCAGTGCCTGGTCGAGGTCGAGATGGGCGGCCGGCCGATGCCGAAGCCGCAGGCGTCCTGCACGATGACCGTCGCCGACGGCATGGTCGTCAAGACGCAGCTGACGTCGCCGGTCGCGGACAAGGCCCAGCAGGGTGTGATGGAGCTGCTGCTCATCAACCACCCGCTGGATTGCCCGATCTGCGACAAGGGCGGCGAGTGCCCGCTGCAGAACCAGGCGTTGGCCCACGGCCGCACGGAATCCCGGTTCGTCGACACCAAGCGGACGTTCCCGAAGCCGCTGCCGATCTCGACGCAGGTGCTGCTGGACCGCGAACGCTGCGTGCTCTGCCAGCGCTGCACCCGGTTCTCCAGCGAGATCGCCGGCGACCCGTTCATCGAGCTCCTCGAACGCGGCGCCCACCAGCAGATCGGCACCGCGGAGACGGCGGACGTCCTGGACCTGGCTTCCCGCACGACCAGCGGTCAGCCGTTCCAGTCCTACTTCTCCGGCAACGTCATCCAGATCTGCCCGGTCGGGGCCCTGACGAGCGCGGCCTACCGGTTCCGGTCCCGCCCGTTCGACCTGGTGTCCTCGCCGAGCGTCTGCGAGCACTGCTCGTCCGGTTGCGCCGAGCGCACCGACTTCCGGCGCGGCAAGGTCCAGCGCAAGCTGGCCGGCGACGACCCCGAGGTCAACGAGGAGTGGATCTGCGACAAGGGCCGCTTCGCCTTCCGCTACACCGGTGCCGAGGACCGCATCCGGCGGCCGCTGGTCCGCAACACCGAGACCGGTGAGCTGGAAGAGGCGTCCTGGACCGACGCGCTGCGCGCCGCCGCGGCCGGCCTCACCGAGGCCCGCTCCAACGGCGGCGTCGGCGTCCTGCCCGGCGGCCGGCTGACCGTCGAGGACGCCTACGCGTACTCGAAGTTCGCCCGCGTCGCCCTGCAGACCAACGACGTCGACTTCCGCGCCCGCCCGCACTCGGCCGAGGAACTGGCCTTCCTCACCTCGCACGTCGTGGGTGTGACGCCGGATTCCGGCGTCACCTTCGCCGAGATCGAGCGGGCTCGCACGGTCCTGTGCGTCGCGTTCGAGCCCGAGGACGAGGCGCCGATCGTGTTCCTGCGGCTGCGCAAGGCGGCCCGCAAGAACCGCACCCGGGTCGTCCACTTGGGACAGTGGACGACGTCGTCGGTGCGCAAGACGTTCGGCGAGCTGCTCGCCTGCGTCCCGGGTGCCGAGGCCGCCGCCATCGAAGGCATCGCCAAGCACGCGCCGGACCTCGACGAGGCCCTGAGCGGCGAAGGCGCTGTCGTCCTGGTCGGCGAGCGCGCCGCCCAGGTGCCTGGCCTGTTCTCCGCGCTGCACGACCTGGTGGAGCGCACCGGCGTCCGGCTCGCGTGGATCCCGCGCCGCGCCGGCGACCGCGGCGCGCTGGCCACCGGCTGCGTGCCGACGCTCCTGCCGGGCGGGCACCGGGTCGGCGACGACGCCGCTCGTGTCGCCGTCGAAAACGCCTGGGGCGTCCCGATCCCGGCCACGCCGGGCCGCGACACCACCGGCATCCTGCAGGCTGTTTCGGGCCGTGAGCTCGGCGGCCTGGTCGTCGGCGGCGTCGACCCGTTCGACCTGCCGGACCCGGACCTCGCGCTGCGCGCGCTGGACAACGCCGGCTTCGTCGTCAGCCTCGAACTCCGCCACAGCGCGGTGACCGAGCGCGCGGACGTCGTGCTCCCGGTGGCCGCGTCCGACGAGAAGGCGGGCAGCTACCTCAACTGGGAGGGTCGCACCCGCCCGTTCGACGTCACCCTCGAAGGCACCGGCGCCCTGCCGGACTGCCGGGTGCTCGACACGCTCGCCGTCGAGATGGACGCCGACCTGTTCACGCAGACGCCGGCCGCCGCCCGCGGCGACTTCGAGAAGCTCGCCCCGGCCTCGGCGCTGCGCTGGGGCAACGTCGACGCCGGGACCGGCGGCGCCACGGCCGCGCCGGGTGCCGGCCAGGCGGTCCTGTCGAGCTGGCGCCAGCTGATCGACAACGGGTCGCTGCAGGACGGCGAGCCGCACCTGAAGGGCACCCAGCGCACGCCGGTCGCGCGGCTGTCCGCGAAGACCGCCGAAGGACTGGGGACCACCGTGAAGGTGAGCACCGAACGCGGCGCGATCACGCTGCCGGTGGAGATCGCGGACCTGCCCGACGGCGTCGTGTGGCTGCCGGGCAACTCCGACGGCTCCGCCGTGTTCAAGACGCTCGGCGCCGGGCACGGCGCCGTCGTGAACCTCGCTGGAGGTGGGCAATGA
- the nuoF gene encoding NADH-quinone oxidoreductase subunit NuoF, with protein sequence MADPITPVLTKRWLSPNSWQIGTYEALEGYTAVRKALAGTPEQLVQLVKDSGLRGRGGAGFPAGVKWSFMPPNFDKPHYLVINADEGEPGTCKDIPLMMADPHSLIEGCIIASYAMRSNHCFIYVRGEALHCIRRLNAAVREAEAAGYLGENILGSGFDLKITVHAGAGAYICGEETALLDSLEGRRGQPRLKPPFPAAAGLYAAPTTVNNVETIASAPFIVNGGSSWFREMGREKSPGPKIYSISGHVEKPGQYECPLGTTLRELLELAGGMKDGVPLKFWTPGGSSTPMFTAEHLDVPLDFEGAAEAGSMLGTTAVQVFNETVSVPWAVMKWTQFYEHESCGKCTPCREGTYWLAQILERMVEGHGTEEDIDTLLDVCDNILGRSFCALGDGAVSPIQSGIKYFRDEFLALCEANKRELVGAQA encoded by the coding sequence ATGGCCGATCCCATCACTCCGGTCCTCACGAAGCGCTGGCTGTCGCCGAACTCCTGGCAGATCGGGACGTACGAGGCGCTCGAGGGCTACACCGCCGTCCGCAAGGCACTGGCCGGGACGCCCGAGCAGCTCGTCCAGCTGGTCAAGGACTCCGGCCTGCGCGGCCGCGGCGGCGCGGGCTTCCCGGCCGGCGTCAAGTGGTCGTTCATGCCGCCGAACTTCGACAAGCCGCACTACCTGGTGATCAACGCCGACGAGGGCGAACCCGGGACGTGCAAGGACATCCCGCTGATGATGGCGGACCCGCACTCGCTCATCGAGGGCTGCATCATCGCCTCGTACGCGATGCGGTCCAACCACTGCTTCATCTACGTCCGCGGCGAGGCGCTGCACTGCATCCGCCGCCTCAACGCGGCCGTGCGCGAAGCCGAAGCGGCGGGCTACCTGGGTGAGAACATCCTCGGGTCCGGCTTCGACCTCAAGATCACCGTCCACGCGGGCGCGGGCGCGTACATCTGCGGCGAGGAGACGGCGCTGCTCGACTCCCTCGAAGGCCGTCGCGGCCAGCCGCGGCTCAAGCCGCCGTTCCCGGCCGCCGCGGGTCTGTACGCCGCGCCGACCACGGTCAACAACGTCGAGACCATCGCGAGCGCGCCGTTCATCGTGAACGGCGGCTCCAGCTGGTTCCGCGAGATGGGCCGCGAGAAGTCGCCCGGCCCGAAGATCTACTCGATCTCCGGCCACGTCGAGAAGCCCGGGCAGTACGAGTGCCCGCTCGGCACCACGCTGCGCGAGCTGCTCGAGCTGGCGGGCGGCATGAAGGACGGCGTCCCGCTCAAGTTCTGGACGCCGGGCGGTTCGTCCACCCCGATGTTCACCGCCGAGCACCTCGACGTTCCGCTGGACTTCGAAGGCGCGGCGGAAGCGGGCTCGATGCTGGGCACGACGGCCGTCCAGGTCTTCAACGAGACCGTGTCGGTGCCGTGGGCCGTGATGAAGTGGACGCAGTTCTACGAGCACGAGTCCTGCGGCAAGTGCACGCCGTGCCGCGAAGGCACGTACTGGCTGGCGCAGATCCTCGAGCGGATGGTCGAGGGCCACGGCACCGAGGAGGACATCGACACCCTCCTCGACGTCTGCGACAACATCCTCGGCCGGTCGTTCTGCGCCCTCGGCGACGGCGCGGTGTCGCCGATCCAGAGTGGCATCAAGTACTTCAGGGACGAGTTCCTCGCCCTGTGTGAAGCGAACAAGCGTGAACTGGTGGGAGCGCAGGCATGA